In Treponema sp. OMZ 798, the following proteins share a genomic window:
- a CDS encoding S26 family signal peptidase: protein MSVLFYAESVLSFVFSILLIIKNGSGLAGAALALGSAYSLWKAFSTFSFFKKKTVSTMLIMRKTMEYVPYIFMACFIMSRASQSGEDRSTLDAVLALYWIVLVIYNRILLFRLKDKRLSKYFPELPEIPKKKRSFISEILDWADAILQAACIVLLFSVFVLQLYVIPSESMVQQFMIGDRVAGFKAASGPTFPLSSFRFPQIYNYKRGDVVIIRNPHYENDPNNELKFFTSQLVQYLTLTMVNINKDESGRIKADPLVKRIVGVGGEKLMLVDGVLYIKKAGEKDFKAFDESTYAVWDLSKLPQSSLKYVKDVKMNTQDLNRLQSVEAWRARVNFDEAEAEALTLVKKMKEIKSKPDKIFSAKDFLSKAQYLVTQMARDNEAIASKILTTDGGLTWFENFLTSWKKSAEKNSHNLYEMRNARLNVLVKLTFGRLLVRNAELYKANVSEAAFSSDAERQAIINELGEYLYYLALSSQRNMDEFPKGEEEYIPENCYFMMGDNRFNSTDMRHEYQYHLEALNKDDPMSMMFVTNVAPRYIHSSRMLGTVNLILFPRARFGLVK from the coding sequence ATGTCAGTTCTTTTTTACGCAGAATCGGTTTTAAGTTTTGTATTTTCAATCTTGTTAATTATAAAAAACGGCTCAGGCCTTGCCGGTGCGGCTTTGGCCTTGGGTTCGGCTTATTCTCTTTGGAAAGCTTTTTCTACCTTTTCTTTTTTTAAGAAAAAGACTGTAAGTACTATGCTTATAATGCGTAAAACTATGGAATATGTGCCCTATATTTTTATGGCCTGCTTTATTATGTCCAGGGCTTCTCAAAGCGGAGAGGATAGGTCTACTCTTGATGCTGTCTTAGCCCTTTATTGGATTGTATTAGTTATTTACAACAGAATTCTTTTGTTTAGATTAAAGGATAAAAGGCTTTCTAAGTATTTTCCTGAATTACCTGAGATACCTAAAAAAAAGCGCTCTTTTATTTCGGAAATTTTAGATTGGGCTGATGCAATATTGCAGGCTGCCTGTATAGTCCTACTTTTTAGCGTTTTTGTTTTGCAGCTCTATGTTATTCCTTCAGAATCCATGGTGCAGCAGTTTATGATAGGAGACAGGGTTGCAGGTTTTAAGGCCGCTTCGGGCCCTACTTTTCCTCTTTCATCGTTCCGTTTTCCCCAAATTTATAATTATAAGAGGGGAGACGTGGTTATAATCCGCAATCCTCATTATGAGAATGACCCGAATAACGAGCTTAAATTTTTTACTTCCCAGCTGGTTCAATACTTAACCCTTACTATGGTAAATATCAACAAGGATGAAAGCGGAAGAATAAAGGCCGATCCCTTGGTTAAAAGAATCGTAGGTGTGGGCGGAGAAAAACTTATGCTTGTAGACGGAGTGCTCTACATAAAGAAAGCCGGCGAAAAGGATTTTAAGGCCTTTGATGAAAGTACCTACGCCGTTTGGGATCTATCCAAACTTCCGCAGTCAAGTTTAAAATATGTAAAAGACGTAAAAATGAATACCCAAGACCTAAACAGGCTTCAATCTGTGGAAGCTTGGAGAGCAAGGGTAAATTTCGATGAGGCAGAAGCTGAGGCTCTTACCCTTGTTAAAAAGATGAAGGAAATAAAGTCTAAACCCGATAAGATTTTTTCGGCTAAAGACTTTTTGAGCAAGGCTCAATATCTTGTTACTCAAATGGCCCGCGATAACGAGGCAATAGCCTCAAAGATTTTGACTACCGACGGCGGACTTACCTGGTTTGAAAACTTTTTAACCTCATGGAAAAAATCTGCCGAAAAAAATTCCCACAATTTATACGAGATGAGAAATGCCCGGCTCAATGTTCTTGTAAAATTGACCTTTGGAAGGCTTCTTGTAAGGAATGCGGAACTTTATAAGGCCAATGTGAGCGAGGCTGCCTTTTCTTCGGATGCGGAGCGTCAAGCTATTATAAACGAGCTTGGTGAGTACCTGTATTATTTGGCCCTCTCATCTCAAAGAAACATGGATGAATTTCCTAAGGGGGAAGAAGAGTACATCCCTGAAAATTGCTATTTTATGATGGGAGATAACCGATTTAATTCCACGGACATGAGGCACGAGTATCAATACCACTTGGAAGCTTTGAATAAAGATGATCCCATGTCGATGATGTTTGTAACAAATGTGGCCCCCCGCTATATTCATTCTTCGAGAATGTTGGGAACCGTAAACCTGATTCTTTTTCCCAGAGCCCGTTTCGGTTTGGTAAAATAA
- a CDS encoding acyl-[acyl-carrier-protein] thioesterase, which produces MIIDNKYTIRHKILTGNIDGKCRATPMEFALLVQELAAGHYSTTGLSIPHLQRMGMTWVITKQHFETAEYPLWMDDLIVQTWAQPSKGFFCFRDCAFFYAKNGKKTSIDEAFEEKFRIEEGREKSLSIEEEFKELKKPIFRASSCWVILNAETGQPVKPDEKTMRNLSFNDEHLEGKVFAKIAIPEKWDIEENFCPTLLDIDMNSHVNNLNYIRWILSYMDADFCKGKLLKTLDTNFISSAMYGEELICRSSLSKNVCIHSIVRAKDGSEVFKARSEWADEKELARELKVKG; this is translated from the coding sequence ATGATTATAGACAATAAATACACCATCCGTCATAAGATCCTAACAGGAAACATAGACGGAAAATGCAGGGCTACACCCATGGAATTTGCTCTTTTAGTTCAGGAATTGGCAGCAGGGCATTACAGTACAACGGGGCTTTCCATCCCTCACTTACAAAGAATGGGAATGACCTGGGTTATAACAAAACAACATTTTGAAACTGCCGAATATCCCCTTTGGATGGATGATCTAATCGTTCAGACTTGGGCACAGCCGTCTAAGGGCTTTTTTTGCTTTAGGGACTGTGCCTTCTTTTATGCCAAAAACGGAAAAAAAACTTCCATTGATGAGGCCTTTGAAGAAAAATTCCGTATTGAAGAAGGGAGAGAGAAAAGCTTATCTATAGAAGAAGAATTTAAAGAGCTTAAAAAGCCTATTTTTAGGGCAAGCTCATGTTGGGTAATATTGAACGCTGAAACGGGACAGCCTGTAAAGCCTGACGAAAAAACTATGCGAAATTTAAGTTTCAATGATGAACATCTTGAAGGTAAGGTATTTGCAAAGATTGCCATACCCGAAAAATGGGATATCGAAGAAAATTTCTGCCCCACCCTCTTGGATATAGATATGAATTCCCATGTAAACAATTTGAACTATATAAGGTGGATTCTTTCATACATGGATGCGGACTTTTGCAAGGGAAAACTATTAAAAACCCTTGATACCAACTTCATTTCGTCTGCCATGTATGGTGAAGAGCTTATATGCAGATCAAGCCTTTCTAAAAACGTCTGTATTCACTCCATAGTGAGGGCCAAGGACGGAAGCGAGGTTTTCAAAGCCCGTTCCGAATGGGCTGACGAAAAAGAACTTGCACGTGAACTAAAAGTAAAAGGCTAA
- a CDS encoding substrate-binding domain-containing protein — MKNFSKFAQIVFFALLIVSAVFVVSCGGNGNAVLNKDKPLVFFNRQPSDPTTGKIDMTSMNWNDKTYYVGFDAAGGGAVQGKLITDFLASADASLDRNEDGIIGYVLCIGDVGHNDSKARTEGIRKALGTWAGSTDPGKTKQGSVTIAGKTFDVIELEGKAMTGTDGSTWNANAATEAMGGWATKFADQIDMVVSNNDGMAMGCLQASNYPAGVPIFGYDANADAIEAVGKGLLTGTVSQNVDAQATATLQVLRNLLDGLKGTDVYTKGITAADSYGNKISAPVQYWADVKAVMAANSGVTKANYKNYLGGTRDAGIKQTNAPKKKVLLTIYNSGDNFLSSSYLPALKYYAPLLNIELTIVQGDGQNESSCLDKFTNLNNFDAFAVNMVKTNSGSNYTDKLKY; from the coding sequence ATGAAAAATTTTTCTAAATTTGCACAGATAGTTTTTTTTGCTCTTCTTATTGTGTCGGCTGTTTTTGTTGTAAGCTGCGGCGGAAACGGAAATGCAGTTCTTAACAAGGATAAGCCTCTGGTATTTTTTAACAGACAGCCTTCAGATCCGACAACGGGAAAAATCGATATGACTTCTATGAATTGGAACGACAAGACCTATTATGTAGGTTTTGATGCCGCAGGCGGCGGTGCGGTTCAGGGAAAACTTATCACCGATTTTCTTGCTTCGGCAGATGCTTCACTTGACAGAAATGAAGACGGCATCATCGGTTATGTTCTTTGTATCGGCGATGTAGGACACAACGATTCAAAGGCCAGAACTGAAGGAATCAGAAAGGCTTTGGGAACTTGGGCCGGTTCCACCGATCCCGGTAAAACAAAGCAGGGTTCCGTAACAATCGCAGGTAAAACCTTTGATGTTATCGAGCTTGAAGGAAAGGCCATGACAGGAACAGACGGTTCTACATGGAATGCCAATGCTGCAACAGAAGCCATGGGCGGATGGGCAACAAAATTTGCCGATCAGATCGATATGGTTGTTTCAAACAATGACGGTATGGCAATGGGCTGTTTACAGGCTTCAAACTATCCTGCAGGTGTTCCGATTTTCGGCTATGATGCAAACGCAGATGCTATCGAAGCTGTAGGCAAGGGCCTTCTTACAGGAACAGTTTCTCAGAACGTTGATGCTCAGGCAACTGCAACCTTACAGGTTTTGCGCAACTTGCTCGACGGTTTAAAGGGAACTGATGTATACACAAAGGGTATTACGGCTGCAGACTCTTACGGCAATAAAATTTCGGCTCCCGTTCAGTACTGGGCTGATGTAAAGGCTGTTATGGCTGCCAACTCAGGTGTTACAAAGGCTAACTACAAGAACTACCTCGGCGGAACACGCGATGCCGGAATCAAGCAGACAAATGCTCCCAAAAAGAAGGTTCTTTTAACGATTTATAACTCAGGCGATAATTTCCTTTCTTCTTCATACTTGCCTGCATTAAAATACTATGCTCCCCTTTTGAACATTGAATTGACAATCGTTCAAGGTGACGGACAAAACGAATCAAGCTGTTTGGATAAATTTACAAACTTGAACAACTTTGATGCCTTTGCCGTAAACATGGTAAAAACGAACTCAGGTTCAAATTACACCGACAAGTTAAAGTATTAA